The Theileria orientalis strain Shintoku DNA, chromosome 2, complete genome genome has a window encoding:
- a CDS encoding uncharacterized protein (ABC transporter related domain containing protein), producing MNKRSSERTLILEEEPESLFWDSQVYRKLDFKNLKKKSFRYYDDTSFLKYIFFHWVNKWAFVLSKKYVEPYKYHPLPYSDQIFKWYPTFSKHVSDGIVRLDCYHYAKSQSKDTKAKKPYKSILLRALVLTVWKRTLFLILGLIVVNVLSMSTAVLVKKILMVLNDKSFNFIKTTMLLLSIVVFQIIDGLLIENVNFHIWRLVSISHYLFAINPFHQGMCNRRKFANNIEGINSLNVCNEVLHSCSPDSQCSKNPLFCQALRYQNKEINSQMFSFTTVDSYNISFVFFPIKQIMEFLSNFCYGIYLLSLQVKVNIWLLYFVGIFFIFLMIVIEIISVFVFRILLHLRDYRLSKSEYIINSLSLITTMLHDDIAINIITQSRNNELYMVYFDMFLTIFNYGLFIICVNGSFYIIKQYFVESVNSASVITDIDTAGFMAIFYIFQRIINSMVLIPMSIHSFRVSYVSFKRLEKFIKDCSPNFYITGNPYTGSTKTATVIADTTNQIPNDVVVYFKDASFTWVNTRDDLLNKNYDIFLKDVNFVLKRGEMAVVTGSKGAGKSNFIKTMLGEMTLVGGSMAVVPLHTSMPIFYASQDIFLQQGTIRSNIVFGYKFDEQLYNTVLKAVELELDISTWDKGDLRVVSDNAHSLSGGQRVRVELARAIYAYLVFHKVNKEYNNSKCSFLMCLDASFQCLDPYVIKIMFNNLFNVKTGLLVKDDLSVVLTASKQSLEICSKTLDQNHIPNPPIYKIKNQTLQFHSNLHDFVNNNKVDTEDYMYLSARSSGPYNMSYLSNDMLRLCSSDATSRLGRMEMTRSKYSKSFKSYAKDELAGSKYNPYFVYIKPAIPLFVLYMILTVVMTIMDNVKLVLSTNLSDYITKNINQYKKGQFVDLSEIKTRSNLSFKITIIFVSVIIVLSIFSSKLLALSCFTSSLKIHEYSINSLFKNSSSVIKVKKEISRVITFLSCDVFIFDSSTAAFLSGLLYLLVQLLANIITLLLLIPISIPFVLLIIIISLKNILLKITKSSKNSHYGYLEALVHLNCSSENAIIGSSIFRTFIKQPELVDTFIENRDYAARCKFYSRFAIVWSTITFNWVFSLTTLLTLIALIALDKYTKYKLKVGYFGLALSFSMSIIKLYSKFSILYTALEMFTCSVVRFRYFIPPDRKLKFNKCVNIHQEYLINPNKKAKLDKNKLLKRRLIEFKTENKKYYWLRRLFYHPTITIFDVYNYITTNHTGVELNDICVYTTPDLDPESMILTHLTVSAHRSEIIGIIGRTGAGKTTLLSVLQNIIENRTGQVMLDGKDLNDIPKVVLRQIIGVLPQLPFVFKGWTVRRFLDPRRLFSDADINDALNKCGLLNFVNGLPGGMKLDTVLVQEDVSSIYEQCDNKANEEKINTESNKLGFISDMIISNSQIRTLNLARLVLYKDFYRMIVVDEPPQEDLAEEKRAKSDDQGIEIYNLLRKYFGHCTTFVTAHDVKVLKTCTSVWVIHEGSLVKTCKASDIAANESIASIIEECVKYS from the coding sequence ATGAACAAACGTTCCTCTGAAAGGACATTGATATTAgaagaagaacctgaatCGCTGTTCTGGGATAGTCAAGTGTATCGCAAATTGGATTTTAAgaatttaaagaaaaaatcGTTCCGTTACTACGACGATAccagttttttaaaatacatattttttcacTGGGTTAACAAATGGGCATTTGTGCTatcaaaaaaatatgttgaACCGTACAAATATCACCCTTTGCCATACTCCGATCAAATATTCAAGTGGTATCCTACATTTTCTAAACATGTTAGTGATGGAATAGTTAGGTTAGATTGTTATCACTATGCCAAATCCCAATCCAAAGATACAAAGGCTAAGAAACCAtacaaatcaattttaCTGAGAGCATTGGTTCTAACGGTTTGGAAAAGGACTTTGTTTCTGATCCTTGGTTTGATAGTAGTTAACGTTTTGAGTATGAGTACGGCTGTTttagttaaaaaaattCTTATGGTCttaaatgataaatcaTTTAACTTTATCAAAACAacaatgttattattatcaatagTCGTTTTCCAAATCATTGATGGGTTACTCATtgaaaatgtaaattttcATATATGGAGACTAGTTAGTATATCGCACTACTTGTTTGCCATAAACCCTTTTCACCAGGGGATGTGTAATCGGAGGAAGTTTGCAAATAACATAGAAGGCATCAACTCCTTGAATGTGTGCAACGAGGTTCTCCATAGTTGCTCACCAGATTCTCAATGTTCTAAAAATCCATTATTCTGTCAGGCATTACGTTATCAAAACAAGGAAATAAACTCACAAATGTTCTCATTTACAACGGTTGATTCTTACAACATTtcttttgtattttttccgattaaacaaattatggaatttttatctaatttttgttatggaatatatttactttcaTTGCAGGTTAAAGTTAACATATGGCTTCTATATTTCGTAGgcatttttttcatatttttgaTGATTGTAATTGAAATTATAagtgtttttgtttttagaaTTTTACTTCATCTGAGAGATTATAGGTTAAGCAAATCAGAATATATAATCAATTCACTATCTCTTATAACAACAATGTTACATGATGACATAGCAATTAATATCATTACCCAAAGCAGAAATAATGAACTCTATATGGTCTATTTTGATATgtttttaaccattttCAATTATGGATTATTCATCATATGCGTTAATGGATCATTTTACATcataaaacaatattttgttGAATCAGTAAATAGTGCCAGTGTTATTACTGATATAGATACTGCAGGATTTATggcaatattttatatattccaAAGAATTATTAACTCTATGGTTTTAATTCCAATGTCTATCCATTCATTTCGGGTATCATACGTGTCATTTAAAAGACTtgaaaaatttatcaaagACTGTTCTCCCAACTTCTATATTACTGGGAACCCATACACTGGTTCCACTAAAACTGCCACTGTGATAGCTGATACCACTAACCAAATACCTAACGATGtcgttgtttatttcaagGACGCATCATTCACATGGGTCAACACACGCGACGACCTATTAAACAAGAACTATGACATATTTTTGAAAGACGTCAACTTTGTGTTGAAACGTGGTGAGATGGCAGTTGTGACAGGCTCAAAAGGTGCTGGCAAATCTAACTTTATCAAAACAATGCTTGGTGAGATGACCCTAGTTGGTGGCTCAATGGCTGTTGTACcattacacacatcaatgccaatattttatgcatCACAAGACATATTCCTACAACAGGGTACAATTAGATCCAACATTGTATTTGGTTATAAGTTTGATGAACAACTGTACAACACTGTGTTGAAGGCTGTTGAACTAGAACTTGACATATCAACCTGGGATAAGGGTGACCTCAGAGTAGTGTCAGATAATGCACATTCACTCAGTGGAGGTCAGAGAGTGAGAGTGGAGTTGGCTCGTGCAATATATGCTTATTTGGTGTTCCATAAAGTCAACAAGGAGTATAATAACAGCAAGTGTTCGTTCTTAATGTGTTTGGATGCCTCGTTCCAGTGCCTTGATCCCTACGTAATTAAGATCATGttcaataacctgtttaacgtTAAAACTGGATTATTAGTTAAGGATGACCTGTCAGTTGTTTTAACCGCATCTAAACAAAGTCTTGAAATATGTTCAAAAACGTTAGACCAAAACCATATACCTAATCCTccaatttacaaaataaaaaatcagaCATTGCAATTCCATTCCAATCTTCATGACTTTGTGAACAACAATAAAGTAGATACTGAAGATTACATGTATTTATCGGCTAGAAGCAGCGGCCCTTATAACATGAGTTATTTAAGCAATGATATGTTGAGATTATGTTCATCTGATGCCACATCGAGGCTAGGTAGAATGGAAATGACCAGGTCCAAATATAGCAAGTCGTTTAAGTCATATGCTAAGGATGAATTGGCGggtagtaaatataatccatattttgtttatattaaaccAGCAATACCATTATTCGTTCTGTACATGATATTAACTGTGGTAATGACAATCATGGATAATGTAAAACTTGTTTTGTCAACCAACTTATCTGACTACATAACCAAGAATATTAACcaatataaaaaaggaCAATTTGTTGATTTGTCTGAAATTAAGACTCGTAGTAACCTctcatttaaaataacaattatatttgtttcagTCATAATTGTCTTGTCAATATTTTCATCCAAACTTCTTGCTTTATCTTGTTTCACTTCATCTCTTAAAATTCACGAATACTCTATAAATTCACTCTTTAAGAATAGTTCTTCAGTAATAAAGGTAAAGAAAGAAATCAGCCGAGTAATAACGTTTCTGTCTTGcgatgtttttatttttgacaGTTCAACAGCTGCATTTTTATCAGGacttttatatttattagttcAGCTTTTGGCCAATATAATTACTCTTCTTTTATTGATTCCGATATCAATACCTTTTGTTCTtctaattataattatatcattaaaaaatattttattaaagaTTACAAAATCATCAAAAAACTCACATTATGGATATTTGGAGGCGCTTGTGCACTTAAATTGCTCCAGTGAAAATGCCATTATAGGATCATCAATATTCAGGACCTTTATCAAACAACCTGAACTGGTTGATACTTTCATTGAAAATAGGGACTATGCTGCAAGgtgtaaattttattcaagATTTGCAATAGTATGGTCGACAATAACATTCAACTGGGTCTTTTCGTTAACAACATTATTGACACTTATCGCATTAATTGcattagataaatatactaaatataaGTTGAAAGTTGGCTATTTCGGTTTGGCTTTATCCTTTTCTATGagtattattaaattgtaCAGCAAATTttcaatattatatacaGCATTAGAAATGTTTACATGTTCAGTTGTACGTTTTAGGTATTTTATTCCTCCCGATCGAAAGCTCAAATTcaataaatgtgttaatatcCATCAAGAATATTTGATCAATCCTAATAAAAAAGCTAAATTAgacaaaaacaaattgtTAAAACGACGGTTAATTGAGTTCAAGACTGagaacaaaaaatattactGGTTGAGGCGACTCTTCTACCATCCCACAATAACCATATTCGACGTCTATAATTACATAACAACTAATCATACTGGTGTAGAACTAAATGATATCTGTGTGTACACCACACCTGACCTTGATCCAGAAAGTATGATTCTAACACACCTCACAGTGTCAGCTCATAGATCAGAGattattggtattattGGTAGAACAGGCGCCGGTAAAACAACTCTGTTGTCAGTGTTACAGAACATAATTGAAAACAGAACAGGCCAAGTAATGTTGGATGGTAAAGACCTGAATGATATCCCCAAGGTTGTCCTTCGACAAATCATAGGTGTGTTGCCACAACTGccttttgtatttaagGGTTGGACTGTGCGTAGATTTTTAGATCCTAGAAGATTGTTCAGTGACGCCGATATAAACGACGCCTTAAATAAGTGTGGTCTATTGAACTTCGTTAATGGACTTCCTGGCGGAATGAAACTCGACACTGTTCTAGTACAGGAGGATGTTAGTTCAATTTACGAACAATGTGACAATAAAGCCAATGAagagaaaataaatacagaATCCAATAAGCTTGGTTTTATAAGCGATATGATAATATCCAATAGTCAGATAAGAACACTTAACCTGGCAAGATTAGTCCTGTACAAAGATTTTTATAGAATGATTGTTGTAGACGAACCTCCACAAGAAGACTTGGCTGAAGAGAAGCGTGCTAAATCGGACGATCAAGGAATTGAAATTTATAATCTGCTACGCAAATACTTTGGTCACTGTACGACGTTCGTCACTGCACACGATGTTAAAGTCTTGAAAACTTGTACCTCGGTATGGGTGATACACGAAGGTTCACTAGTTAAAACTTGTAAAGCCAGTGATATCGCAGCAAATGAGTCTATCGCATCAATTATtgaagaatgtgtaaaatattcataa
- a CDS encoding uncharacterized protein (ABC transporter related domain containing protein): protein MNKRSSERTLILEEEPESLFWDSQVYRKLDFKNLKKKSFRYYDDTSFLKYIFFHWVNKWAFVLSKKYVEPYKYHPLQVSDQILKWEPIFSKHVSDGLVRLDLYEATKFSKKPVRPYRSVLLRAIVLTCWKRASVLFSGLVFGIVLSLSISILIKKLLEILNDHSIHIGYTILLLFAIITLHIFSGVLLENINFYICRMIYTFHYLYAIVAYRHCLSHRRSYYNNIDGSNQLNTCNEVLHSCLPDSPCSKNPLFCPALRYQSKEMSPKIFTYVFYDSFYIASALEYVEHFVQFLGNFIYGVYLMSKHVKANLWALYLAGALFLFFMVVIEIFNAVIYKFILYVRDYKVTKYNDILGSLSIIKKMLIDDIGFNIITRTRNDELSLVFVKNFITLLNMCIYSTWINTSFYIIKRYFVKSVNDVNVISDIDTAGFMTTFYIYMKIVGSMFLIPRAINVFGMGYASYRRLNKYLSGCSPNFYAADNKFTGSTKTSYNIIELTTQLPKDIVVYYKDASFTWVHTRDDLLNKNYDIFLKDVNFVLKRGDIAIITGSQGSGKSNFIKTMLGEMTLVGGSMAVVPLHTSMPIFYASQDIFLQQGTIRSNIVFGYKFDEQLYNTVLKAVELELDISTWDKGDLRVVSDNAHSLSGGQRVRVELARAIYAYLVFHKVNKEYNNSKCSFLMCLDASFQCLDPYVIKIMFNNLFNVRTGLLVKDDLSVVLSSSKQGLQTCMNPSDPNQFPNVPIYNIKTKELKFFSNLHDFMKNNKHDGDFNFSTFAKPGPYTLNSLNNNMLGICLSSANSKCGRAEVNKEIYRESFKTYVKDHLAGIKFNPYFVYMKPALFTFSMYIILTVALSAMDYGKFILSTNLSDYIINNINEYDKGNYVDLDKVKTHTNSALGVTVMFVSIIIILSFLATVAISVGSLISCRKLHEYCIKTMFNYSSSVVKIKKQISQVLTFISCDLMMIDDITGLFFALLLFSFIQTVTNIITLFYVIPFSIPFIAVTIILTYVYVLRRYIGSVSTLNFGFFESLAHLNTVIERTILGSPVYRSFNRNSDLIRDFLEQRDYNARTKFLFAAVVSWSTVVFTWMFSITTFIILVIPIVLDKYSKYKMTVGYFGLALSLCTNVIKSYSNFALIYACVQMLMGSIERFQYFIPLGQKLTFDPCPNTHEEYVVNQSDKKVSFLDKKQLLKRRSIEFRAENKKFYRLRKFFYHPRIHFLDVDRYLSSDHSGIKLQNVCIYASLDRNSDNMILKHLSVSAHKSEIIGVIGKTGAGKTTLLSALQNINENRTGHVVLDGKDLNDLPKVVLRQVIGVVPQLPFLFKGWTIRRFLDPRNLFPDHEIYEALDKCSFLEFVNTLPGSKGLDTVIIPDGDLIDSHSDTNQSKNRSENENNYIELNKHYFGNCKLLSSTQIRTLMFARLVLYKDFYRMIVVDEPPQEDLAEEKRAKSDDQGIEIYNLLRKYFGHCTTFVTAHDVKVLKTCTSVWVIHEGSLVKTCKASDIAANESIASIIEECVKYS from the coding sequence ATGAACAAACGTTCCTCTGAAAGGACATTGATATTAgaagaagaacctgaatCGCTGTTCTGGGATAGTCAAGTGTATCGCAAATTGGATTTTAAgaatttaaagaaaaaatcGTTCCGTTACTACGACGATAccagttttttaaaatacatattttttcacTGGGTTAACAAATGGGCATTTGTGCTatcaaaaaaatatgttgaACCATACAAATATCACCCTTTACAGGTTTCAGAtcagattttaaaatgggaaccaatattttcaaaacaCGTTAGCGACGGGTTAGTCAGATTGGATCTTTACGAGGCCACAAAGTTTAGTAAGAAGCCCGTTAGACCATACAGATCCGTCCTGCTTCGCGCCATTGTATTAACTTGCTGGAAAAGAGCTTCAGTTTTGTTTTCAGGTCTAGTCTTTGGCATCGTTTTGAGTTTAAGCATATCCATTTTGATCAAAAAGTTGCTTGAAATCTTAAACGACCATTCTATACATATAGGCTATACgatattgttgttgtttgcTATAATAACTCTTCATATATTCTCGGGAGTACTCCTAgagaatataaatttttatatatgcAGGATGATATACACTTTTCATTACTTGTACGCAATCGTAGCCTATCGCCATTGTCTATCTCATAGGCGCTCATATTACAACAATATCGATGGATCCAACCAGTTAAACACGTGCAATGAGGTACTTCACAGTTGTTTGCCTGATTCTCCTTGTTCCAAAAACCCTTTATTTTGCCCTGCCTTACGGTATCAAAGCAAAGAAATGAGCCCCAAAATATTCACATACGTGTTCTATGACTCTTTTTACATCGCAAGCGCATTGGAATACGTTGAACATTTTGTTCAATTTTTAggaaattttatttacgGCGTGTACTTGATGTCGAAACATGTTAAGGCCAATTTATGGGCATTATATCTTGCCGGTGCTTTGTTCCTGTTCTTTATGGTTGTCATTGAGATTTTCAATGCCGTTATATataagtttatattatacgTGAGGGATTACAAAGTAACGAAGTACAACGACATCCTTGGCTCCCTAAGTATAATTAAGAAAATGTTGATTGACGACATCGggtttaatattataactCGCACGAGGAACGACGAGCTTTCATTAGTCtttgttaaaaattttattacattacTTAATATGTGCATCTACAGCACCTGGATCAACACTtcattttacataattaaaagGTACTTTGTTAAGTCAGTCAACGACGTGAATGTTATTTCCGATATAGATACGGCAGGATTCATGACAACgttttacatttatatgAAAATTGTCGGTTCTATGTTTTTGATACCCAGGGCCATAAACGTTTTTGGAATGGGATACGCATCTTATAGAAGGCTAAACAAGTACCTCTCTGGTTGTTCTCCTAATTTTTATGCCGCcgataataaatttactggTTCCACAAAAACTTCCTATAATATCATTGAGTTAACAACTCAGCTCCCTAAAGACATTGTAGTCTACTACAAGGACGCATCATTCACATGGGTTCACACACGCGACGACCTATTAAACAAGAACTATGACATATTTTTGAAAGACGTCAACTTTGTGTTGAAACGTGGCGATATAGCCATAATTACCGGTTCTCAAGGTTCTGGTAAATCTAACTTTATCAAAACAATGCTTGGTGAGATGACCCTAGTTGGTGGCTCAATGGCTGTTGTACcattacacacatcaatGCCAATATTCTATGCATCACAAGATATATTCCTACAACAGGGTACAATTAGATCCAACATTGTATTTGGTTATAAGTTTGATGAACAACTGTACAACACTGTGCTGAAGGCTGTTGAACTAGAACTTGACATATCAACCTGGGATAAGGGTGACCTCAGAGTTGTGTCAGATAATGCACATTCACTCAGTGGAGGTCAGAGAGTGAGAGTGGAGTTGGCTCGTGCAATATATGCTTATTTGGTGTTCCATAAAGTCAACAAGGAGTATAATAACAGCAAGTGTTCGTTCTTAATGTGTTTGGATGCCTCGTTCCAGTGCCTTGATCCCTACGTAATTAAGATCATGttcaataacctgtttaatGTAAGAACTGGATTATTGGTAAAGGATGATTTAAGTGTTGTTTTATCGTCATCGAAACAGGGTCTTCAAACATGTATGAATCCATCTGATCCCAATCAGTTTCCGAATGTGCCaatttataacataaaaacCAAGGAATTAAAGTTCTTTAGTAACTTGCACGACTTTATGAAGAACAATAAGCACGACGGCGATTTCAACTTTTCGACCTTTGCTAAACCCGGCCCTTATACGCTGAACAGCTTGAACAACAATATGCTCGGTATATGTTTATCAAGTGCCAATTCCAAATGCGGTCGTGCCGAGGTTAACAAGGAAATTTACCGTGAGTCTTTTAAGACATACGTCAAGGATCACTTAGCAGGCATTAAGTTTAATCCatattttgtgtatatGAAGCCTGCACTTTTCACTTTCTCAATGTACATTATTCTTACTGTGGCATTGAGCGCAATGGACTATGGTAAATTTATCTTGTCTACGAACCTATCAGACTACATCATCAATAACATCAACGAATACGACAAGGGTAATTACGTCGATCTCGACAAAGTCAAAACACATACTAATTCTGCCCTCGGTGTTACTGTCATGTTTGTATCAATCATCATTATATTGTCATTTTTGGCCACCGTAGCAATTTCAGTGGGTTCATTGATTTCATGTCGCAAACTCCACGAATACTGTATCAAAACTATGTTCAATTATAGTTCGTCTGtcgttaaaattaaaaaacagaTAAGTCAAGTTTTAACCTTCATTTCTTGCGATCTTATGATGATTGATGATATTACAGGGTTATTTTTTGCTTTATTGTTATTCTCGTTCATTCAGACGGTCACTAACATAATTACATTGTTTTATGTGATTCCTTTTTCCATCCCATTTATCGCAGTCACTATAATTTTAActtatgtttatgttttaagGAGATATATCGGGTCCGTCAGTACATTGAACTTTGGGTTTTTTGAATCACTTGCCCACCTTAACACTGTTATTGAACGTACCATCTTAGGGTCGCCTGTTTACCGAAGTTTCAATAGAAATTCTGATCTAATTAGAGATTTTTTGGAACAAAGGGATTATAATGCTAGAACCAAGTTCCTTTTCGCTGCAGTCGTTTCATGGTCCACCGTCGTGTTTACTTGGATGTTCTCAATAACCACATTCATTATTCTGGTTATCCCAATCGTTTTGGACAAATACtccaaatataaaatgacCGTCGGTTATTTTGGTTTGGCTCTATCTCTCTGCACAAATGTGATCAAATCATATAGCAACTTCGCCTTAATTTATGCTTGTGTTCAAATGTTAATGGGTTCAATTGAAAGGTTTCAGTATTTCATTCCTCTGGGCCAAAAGCTCACGTTCGATCCATGTCCTAACACCCACGAAGAATATGTCGTTAATCAATCAGATAAAAAAGTTAGTTTCCTGGACAAAAAACAATTGTTGAAAAGAAGATCAATTGAGTTCCGAgcggaaaataaaaaattttatcgTCTACGAAAATTCTTTTATCATCCTAGGATACACTTCCTCGATGTTGACCGTTATCTATCATCAGATCATTCGGGTATAAAGTTGCAAAACGTTTGTATTTATGCCTCACTTGACCGTAATTCAGataatatgattttaaaacaccTTTCTGTCTCAGCACATAAATCTGAAATTATTGGGGTAATTGGTAAGACAGGCGCAGGTAAAACAACTCTCTTATCAGCATTACAAAACATAAACGAAAACAGAACAGGTCACGTAGTATTAGATGGCAAGGATTTGAACGATTTACCCAAGGTTGTCCTTCGACAAGTTATTGGTGTTGTTCCACAACTACCATTCTTATTCAAAGGTTGGACTATCCGTAGATTCCTAGATCCTAGAAATTTGTTTCCTGATCATGAAATCTATGAAGCTTTGGATAAGTGCAGTTTCCTAGAATTTGTTAACACTCTGCCTGGCTCTAAAGGGTTAGACACTGTTATAATTCCTGATGGGGATTTAATTGACTCACATTCAGATACGAACCAATCCAAAAATAGAAGCGAAAATGAAAACAACTATATTGAGTTGAACAAACATTATTTCGGCAACTGTAAGCTATTATCAAGCACACAAATCAGAACTTTAATGTTTGCAAGATTAGTCCTGTACAAAGATTTTTATAGAATGATAGTTGTAGACGAACCTCCACAAGAAGACTTGGCTGAAGAGAAGCGTGCTAAATCGGACGATCAAGGAATTGAAATTTATAATCTTCTACGCAAATACTTTGGTCACTGTACGACGTTCGTCACTGCACACGATGTTAAAGTCTTGAAAACTTGTACCTCGGTATGGGTGATACACGAAGGTTCACTAGTTAAAACTTGTAAAGCCAGTGATATCGCAGCAAATGAGTCTATCGCATCAATTATtgaagaatgtgtaaaatattcataa
- a CDS encoding ATP-dependent RNA helicase gives MDNEYSSDSDPDVELEKYKSRLMSSINRKAASKNGAGLKEIEETENEADDGKKGVTFEDLGVSPELCRACKQLGWKRPTKIQVEAIPVALQGKDIIGLAETGSGKTAAFTIPILQKLLEKPQRLFSLILTPTRELSLQIKEQLLSLGSEIGLDVCLILGGLDMVTQALQLSKKPHIIVGSPGRVADHLQNTKGFSLETIKFLVLDEADRILSIDFDDSLNKIIQSLPKERITYLYSATMTSKLSKLQKVTLIKPININTKYHTNQLLIQKYLLIPLKFKFTYLACVLWKFPQSTCMIFCNTCLTSQKVTIFLQNLEFKSICLHGKLTQTQRLNSLNSFKTGLKNVLVVTDVGSRGLDIPLVDLVINFDVPQTSKDYIHRVGRTARAGKSGLSVTFITQYDVESFQRIEYTLDKKLEEFTEVTENEMYDKHEACSNSLRNAEMDYKSKFQLIRKNNKNQKYNKSKLKLLRS, from the exons atggATAATGAGTACAGTTCTGACTCTGATCCCGACGTGGAATTGGAGAAGTATAAATCGCGTTTGATGTCCTCAATTAATCGCAAAGCCGCATCTAAGAACGGTGCAGGACTGAAAGAAATAGAAGAAACCGAAAATGAAGCGGATGATGGTAAAAAGGGTGTAACTTTCGAAGATTTGGGGGTATCTCCCGAACTGTGTAGAGCCTGTAAACAGCTGGGATGGAAACGGCCGACAAAAATACAAGTGGAAGCGATTCCAGTGGCCTTGCAGGGGAAAGATATCATTGGCCTGGCGGAAACAGGGTCCGGAAAGACGGCAGCGTTCACAATTCCGATCCTACAAAAGTTGTTGGAGAAGCCTCAGAGGTTATTTTCACTAATACTGACGCCAACGAGAGAATTATCTCTACAGATCAAAGAGCAGTTGCTTTCTTTAG GCTCTGAAATTGGACTGGACGTTTGCCTAATTTTGGGAGGCTTGGATATGGTCACGCAGGCACTGCAGCTGAGTAAAAAGCCGCATATAATCGTAGGATCGCCGGGAAGAGTGGCAGACCACCTGCAGAACACGAAGGGCTTCTCCCTGGAAACGATTAAGTTTCTAGTGCTGGACGAAGCAGATAGAATACTGTCTATCGATTTCGACGACTCGCTGAATAAAATCATACAA AGTTTGCCAAAGGAAAGGATCACGTACTTGTACAGTGCCACAATGACGAGCAAATTGTCGAAACTGCAAAAGGTCACGTTGATTAAGCCA ATCAACATTAACACGAAATATCACACGAATCAGCTGTTGATACAAAAGTATCTTCTGATACCACTCAAATTTAAGTTCACGTACTTGGCGTGTGTGCTATGGAAGTTTCCGCAAAGCACCTGCATGATATTCTGCAACACGTGTCTGACGTCGCAGAAGGTCACAATCTTTCTGCAAAATTTGGAGTTTAAATCA ATATGTTTGCATGGTAAACTGACGCAGACACAAAGACTGAATTCACTAAATTCGTTTAAAACAG GATTAAAAAACGTGTTGGTTGTCACGGATGTTGGCAGCAGAGGGCTAGATATACCGTTAGTCGACTTGGTGATCAATTTTGATGTCCCACAAACGAGCAAGGACTATATACACAGAGTGGGAAGAACAGCAAGAGCAGGAAAATCGGGACTGTCAGTAACATTCATAACCCA GTACGACGTGGAGTCGTTTCAAAGAATCGAGTACACACTGgacaagaagctggaggagttcACC GAGGTCACCGAAAATGAAATGTACGATAAGCATGAGGCTTGCTCAAATAGTCTGAGGAACGCCGAAATGGACTACAAAAGTAAATTCCAACTGATCAGAAAGAACAATAAAAACCAAAAGTACAACAAGTCGAAGCTTAAGCTGTTGAGATCATAG